Proteins from a genomic interval of Capsicum annuum cultivar UCD-10X-F1 chromosome 4, UCD10Xv1.1, whole genome shotgun sequence:
- the LOC107867101 gene encoding B3 domain-containing protein Os01g0723500 isoform X1, whose product MCESRKPHFLVGFNPSLNYEKLKVPSKFTKHIEERASGTAVLVGPSGNSWHVDLIQQDDGLFFHNGWASFVKDHCIEAGDSLVFRDDGDLHFTVQVFDESSCEKEAAYNADCSQGATNLYNLALKKRDRGNSVLLDCIVEGVPKKMRSTQNPSECTSSQDTHELAFSKDGYTPEDAGRDYVASFLDEMENAGDALDNTVTIAVPSQAMVVFDNPVMHLESKAEVKIGSGTSEEDMWLPAQEAEKVARLFTSSFPSFTKVMKRFNISGSYTLHIPYQFATEYLPNCKVKILLHNLKGKTWTVNSIPTTRVQTSHTFCGGWLSFVRENNIDLGDICIFELVRECELRVRVLRVEREGNGYSSKAVHEGLAADYAKISGSKSRKVGANSNHCSQQVVKAMKYDKKGSNHDKGHHGNMLKNHQLHCQSKISSGDSAIRKPTSSQDKQGSFTKSCMSMKSVPEEKLAAESFVSNFPRFVRIMKKFNVSGSYTLKVPYRFSMEHLPNCRTEIVLHNLKGECWTVNSIPTVKVQTLHTFCGGWSAFVRENDIQMGDICIFELIGKYEMRVHICANGVIADQSAIVVSLTS is encoded by the exons ATGTGTGAATCAAGAAAGCCTCATTTTCTTGTGGGGTTTAATCCCTCTTTGAATTATGAAAAGTTG AAAGTTCCATCAAAATTCACTAAACATATAGAAGAAAGGGCCTCAGGAACAGCAGTTTTGGTGGGTCCCAGTGGAAATTCTTGGCATGTGGACTTAATACAGCAAGATGATGGTTTATTCTTCCACAATGGATGGGCTTCATTTGTTAAAGATCACTGCATTGAAGCTGGGGATTCTTTGGTTTTCAGAGATGACGGTGATTTACATTTCACTGTGCAAGTATTTGATGAGAGTTCATGTGAGAAAGAGGCTGCTTATAATGCTGACTGCAGTCAAGGAGCAACAAACTTGTACAATCTTGCTCTGAAAAAACGAGACCGAGGAAACTCAGTTTTATTAGATTGCATTGTTGAAGGTGTTCCAAAAAAAATGAGAAGCACTCAGAACCCTTCCGAATGCACAAGTAGCCAGGATACCCATGAACTTGCATTTAGCAAGGATGGATACACTCCAGAAGATGCAGGAAGAGATTATGTTGCTAGCTTTCTCGATGAAATGGAGAATGCTGGAGATGCATTAGACAATACAGTTACCATTGCTGTGCCATCTCAAGCAATGGTTGTCTTCGATAACCCAG TTATGCATTTAGAATCTAAAGCAGAGGTGAAAATAGGCAGTGGTACCTCCGAGGAAGATATGTGGTTGCCTGCACAGGAAGCGGAAAAGGTTGCCCGTTTGTTTACCTCAAGTTTCCCCAGCTTTACTAAAGTTATGAAGAGGTTCAACATCAGTGGCTCATACACCCTG CACATCCCTTACCAATTTGCCACGGAATATCTTCCCAATTGCAAGGTGAAGATTTTACTTCATAATTTAAAAGGGAAAACCTGGACTGTGAATTCAATCCCGACTACAAGAGTTCAAACATCACATACCTTTTGCGGAGGGTGGTTGTCATTTGTTCGTGAAAATAACATTGATTTGGGAGATATCTGCATCTTCGAGCTTGTCCGCGAGTGTGAATTACGTGTGCGTGTTCTTAGGGTGGAAAGGGAAGGAAATGGTTACAGTAGTAAGGCAGTTCATGAAGGACTAGCTGCTGATTATGCTAAAATTTCTGGAAGTAAGTCCAGGAAAGTGGGAGCAAATTCTAATCACTGTTCACAGCAGGTAGTGAAGGCCATGAAGTATGATAAAAAAGGATCTAATCATGACAAAGGGCATCATGGTAATATGTTGAAGAATCATCAGCTCCATTGCCAGTCAAAGATTAGTAGTGGAGATTCAG CAATCAGGAAACCTACTAGTTCTCAAGATAAACAGGGTTCTTTCACCAAGAGCTGTATGTCCATGAAATCAGTACCCGAAGAGAAATTAGCCGCTGAATCTTTCGTTTCTAATTTCCCTCGTTTCGTGCGAATCATGAAAAAGTTCAACGTTAGTGGCTCTTACACTTTG AAAGTTCCATACCGGTTCTCAATGGAACACCTCCCAAACTGCAGAACAGAAATTGTGCTTCATAACTTGAAAGGAGAATGTTGGACCGTAAATTCAATTCCGACTGTAAAGGTACAAACGCTGCACACATTCTGTGGAGGATGGTCGGCATTTGTCCGAGAGAATGACATCCAGATGGGAGATATCTGCATATTTGAGCTCATTGGGAAATACGAAATGCGTGTACATATATGTGCAAATGGGGTAATTGCTGACCAGTCGGCCATTGTTGTGTCCTTGACAAGCTAG
- the LOC107867101 gene encoding B3 domain-containing protein Os01g0723500 isoform X2: protein MCESRKPHFLVGFNPSLNYEKLKVPSKFTKHIEERASGTAVLVGPSGNSWHVDLIQQDDGLFFHNGWASFVKDHCIEAGDSLVFRDDGDLHFTVQVFDESSCEKEAAYNADCSQGATNLYNLALKKRDRGNSVLLDCIVEGVPKKMRSTQNPSECTSSQDTHELAFSKDGYTPEDAGRDYVASFLDEMENAGDALDNTVTIAVPSQAMVVFDNPESKAEVKIGSGTSEEDMWLPAQEAEKVARLFTSSFPSFTKVMKRFNISGSYTLHIPYQFATEYLPNCKVKILLHNLKGKTWTVNSIPTTRVQTSHTFCGGWLSFVRENNIDLGDICIFELVRECELRVRVLRVEREGNGYSSKAVHEGLAADYAKISGSKSRKVGANSNHCSQQVVKAMKYDKKGSNHDKGHHGNMLKNHQLHCQSKISSGDSAIRKPTSSQDKQGSFTKSCMSMKSVPEEKLAAESFVSNFPRFVRIMKKFNVSGSYTLKVPYRFSMEHLPNCRTEIVLHNLKGECWTVNSIPTVKVQTLHTFCGGWSAFVRENDIQMGDICIFELIGKYEMRVHICANGVIADQSAIVVSLTS, encoded by the exons ATGTGTGAATCAAGAAAGCCTCATTTTCTTGTGGGGTTTAATCCCTCTTTGAATTATGAAAAGTTG AAAGTTCCATCAAAATTCACTAAACATATAGAAGAAAGGGCCTCAGGAACAGCAGTTTTGGTGGGTCCCAGTGGAAATTCTTGGCATGTGGACTTAATACAGCAAGATGATGGTTTATTCTTCCACAATGGATGGGCTTCATTTGTTAAAGATCACTGCATTGAAGCTGGGGATTCTTTGGTTTTCAGAGATGACGGTGATTTACATTTCACTGTGCAAGTATTTGATGAGAGTTCATGTGAGAAAGAGGCTGCTTATAATGCTGACTGCAGTCAAGGAGCAACAAACTTGTACAATCTTGCTCTGAAAAAACGAGACCGAGGAAACTCAGTTTTATTAGATTGCATTGTTGAAGGTGTTCCAAAAAAAATGAGAAGCACTCAGAACCCTTCCGAATGCACAAGTAGCCAGGATACCCATGAACTTGCATTTAGCAAGGATGGATACACTCCAGAAGATGCAGGAAGAGATTATGTTGCTAGCTTTCTCGATGAAATGGAGAATGCTGGAGATGCATTAGACAATACAGTTACCATTGCTGTGCCATCTCAAGCAATGGTTGTCTTCGATAACCCAG AATCTAAAGCAGAGGTGAAAATAGGCAGTGGTACCTCCGAGGAAGATATGTGGTTGCCTGCACAGGAAGCGGAAAAGGTTGCCCGTTTGTTTACCTCAAGTTTCCCCAGCTTTACTAAAGTTATGAAGAGGTTCAACATCAGTGGCTCATACACCCTG CACATCCCTTACCAATTTGCCACGGAATATCTTCCCAATTGCAAGGTGAAGATTTTACTTCATAATTTAAAAGGGAAAACCTGGACTGTGAATTCAATCCCGACTACAAGAGTTCAAACATCACATACCTTTTGCGGAGGGTGGTTGTCATTTGTTCGTGAAAATAACATTGATTTGGGAGATATCTGCATCTTCGAGCTTGTCCGCGAGTGTGAATTACGTGTGCGTGTTCTTAGGGTGGAAAGGGAAGGAAATGGTTACAGTAGTAAGGCAGTTCATGAAGGACTAGCTGCTGATTATGCTAAAATTTCTGGAAGTAAGTCCAGGAAAGTGGGAGCAAATTCTAATCACTGTTCACAGCAGGTAGTGAAGGCCATGAAGTATGATAAAAAAGGATCTAATCATGACAAAGGGCATCATGGTAATATGTTGAAGAATCATCAGCTCCATTGCCAGTCAAAGATTAGTAGTGGAGATTCAG CAATCAGGAAACCTACTAGTTCTCAAGATAAACAGGGTTCTTTCACCAAGAGCTGTATGTCCATGAAATCAGTACCCGAAGAGAAATTAGCCGCTGAATCTTTCGTTTCTAATTTCCCTCGTTTCGTGCGAATCATGAAAAAGTTCAACGTTAGTGGCTCTTACACTTTG AAAGTTCCATACCGGTTCTCAATGGAACACCTCCCAAACTGCAGAACAGAAATTGTGCTTCATAACTTGAAAGGAGAATGTTGGACCGTAAATTCAATTCCGACTGTAAAGGTACAAACGCTGCACACATTCTGTGGAGGATGGTCGGCATTTGTCCGAGAGAATGACATCCAGATGGGAGATATCTGCATATTTGAGCTCATTGGGAAATACGAAATGCGTGTACATATATGTGCAAATGGGGTAATTGCTGACCAGTCGGCCATTGTTGTGTCCTTGACAAGCTAG
- the LOC107867101 gene encoding B3 domain-containing protein Os03g0619800 isoform X4 encodes MCESRKPHFLVGFNPSLNYEKLKVPSKFTKHIEERASGTAVLVGPSGNSWHVDLIQQDDGLFFHNGWASFVKDHCIEAGDSLVFRDDGDLHFTVQVFDESSCEKEAAYNADCSQGATNLYNLALKKRDRGNSVLLDCIVEGVPKKMRSTQNPSECTSSQDTHELAFSKDGYTPEDAGRDYVASFLDEMENAGDALDNTVTIAVPSQAMVVFDNPVMHLESKAEVKIGSGTSEEDMWLPAQEAEKVARLFTSSFPSFTKVMKRFNISGSYTLHIPYQFATEYLPNCKVKILLHNLKGKTWTVNSIPTTRVQTSHTFCGGWLSFVRENNIDLGDICIFELVRECELRVRVLRVEREGNGYSSKAVHEGLAADYAKISGSKSRKVGANSNHCSQQVVKAMKYDKKGSNHDKGHHGNMLKNHQLHCQSKISSGDSAIRKPTSSQDKQGSFTKSCMSMKSVPEEKLAAESFVSNFPRFVRIMKKFNVSGSYTLLSQLEGSEKLPVNWN; translated from the exons ATGTGTGAATCAAGAAAGCCTCATTTTCTTGTGGGGTTTAATCCCTCTTTGAATTATGAAAAGTTG AAAGTTCCATCAAAATTCACTAAACATATAGAAGAAAGGGCCTCAGGAACAGCAGTTTTGGTGGGTCCCAGTGGAAATTCTTGGCATGTGGACTTAATACAGCAAGATGATGGTTTATTCTTCCACAATGGATGGGCTTCATTTGTTAAAGATCACTGCATTGAAGCTGGGGATTCTTTGGTTTTCAGAGATGACGGTGATTTACATTTCACTGTGCAAGTATTTGATGAGAGTTCATGTGAGAAAGAGGCTGCTTATAATGCTGACTGCAGTCAAGGAGCAACAAACTTGTACAATCTTGCTCTGAAAAAACGAGACCGAGGAAACTCAGTTTTATTAGATTGCATTGTTGAAGGTGTTCCAAAAAAAATGAGAAGCACTCAGAACCCTTCCGAATGCACAAGTAGCCAGGATACCCATGAACTTGCATTTAGCAAGGATGGATACACTCCAGAAGATGCAGGAAGAGATTATGTTGCTAGCTTTCTCGATGAAATGGAGAATGCTGGAGATGCATTAGACAATACAGTTACCATTGCTGTGCCATCTCAAGCAATGGTTGTCTTCGATAACCCAG TTATGCATTTAGAATCTAAAGCAGAGGTGAAAATAGGCAGTGGTACCTCCGAGGAAGATATGTGGTTGCCTGCACAGGAAGCGGAAAAGGTTGCCCGTTTGTTTACCTCAAGTTTCCCCAGCTTTACTAAAGTTATGAAGAGGTTCAACATCAGTGGCTCATACACCCTG CACATCCCTTACCAATTTGCCACGGAATATCTTCCCAATTGCAAGGTGAAGATTTTACTTCATAATTTAAAAGGGAAAACCTGGACTGTGAATTCAATCCCGACTACAAGAGTTCAAACATCACATACCTTTTGCGGAGGGTGGTTGTCATTTGTTCGTGAAAATAACATTGATTTGGGAGATATCTGCATCTTCGAGCTTGTCCGCGAGTGTGAATTACGTGTGCGTGTTCTTAGGGTGGAAAGGGAAGGAAATGGTTACAGTAGTAAGGCAGTTCATGAAGGACTAGCTGCTGATTATGCTAAAATTTCTGGAAGTAAGTCCAGGAAAGTGGGAGCAAATTCTAATCACTGTTCACAGCAGGTAGTGAAGGCCATGAAGTATGATAAAAAAGGATCTAATCATGACAAAGGGCATCATGGTAATATGTTGAAGAATCATCAGCTCCATTGCCAGTCAAAGATTAGTAGTGGAGATTCAG CAATCAGGAAACCTACTAGTTCTCAAGATAAACAGGGTTCTTTCACCAAGAGCTGTATGTCCATGAAATCAGTACCCGAAGAGAAATTAGCCGCTGAATCTTTCGTTTCTAATTTCCCTCGTTTCGTGCGAATCATGAAAAAGTTCAACGTTAGTGGCTCTTACACTTTG CTTTCACAACTTGAAGGGTCTGAAAAGCTACCTGTTAATTGGAATTGA
- the LOC107867101 gene encoding B3 domain-containing protein Os01g0723500 isoform X3 produces MCESRKPHFLVGFNPSLNYEKLKVPSKFTKHIEERASGTAVLVGPSGNSWHVDLIQQDDGLFFHNGWASFVKDHCIEAGDSLVFRDDGDLHFTVQVFDESSCEKEAAYNADCSQGATNLYNLALKKRDRGNSVLLDCIVEGVPKKMRSTQNPSECTSSQDTHELAFSKDGYTPEDAGRDYVASFLDEMENAGDALDNTVTIAVPSQAMVVFDNPGSGTSEEDMWLPAQEAEKVARLFTSSFPSFTKVMKRFNISGSYTLHIPYQFATEYLPNCKVKILLHNLKGKTWTVNSIPTTRVQTSHTFCGGWLSFVRENNIDLGDICIFELVRECELRVRVLRVEREGNGYSSKAVHEGLAADYAKISGSKSRKVGANSNHCSQQVVKAMKYDKKGSNHDKGHHGNMLKNHQLHCQSKISSGDSAIRKPTSSQDKQGSFTKSCMSMKSVPEEKLAAESFVSNFPRFVRIMKKFNVSGSYTLKVPYRFSMEHLPNCRTEIVLHNLKGECWTVNSIPTVKVQTLHTFCGGWSAFVRENDIQMGDICIFELIGKYEMRVHICANGVIADQSAIVVSLTS; encoded by the exons ATGTGTGAATCAAGAAAGCCTCATTTTCTTGTGGGGTTTAATCCCTCTTTGAATTATGAAAAGTTG AAAGTTCCATCAAAATTCACTAAACATATAGAAGAAAGGGCCTCAGGAACAGCAGTTTTGGTGGGTCCCAGTGGAAATTCTTGGCATGTGGACTTAATACAGCAAGATGATGGTTTATTCTTCCACAATGGATGGGCTTCATTTGTTAAAGATCACTGCATTGAAGCTGGGGATTCTTTGGTTTTCAGAGATGACGGTGATTTACATTTCACTGTGCAAGTATTTGATGAGAGTTCATGTGAGAAAGAGGCTGCTTATAATGCTGACTGCAGTCAAGGAGCAACAAACTTGTACAATCTTGCTCTGAAAAAACGAGACCGAGGAAACTCAGTTTTATTAGATTGCATTGTTGAAGGTGTTCCAAAAAAAATGAGAAGCACTCAGAACCCTTCCGAATGCACAAGTAGCCAGGATACCCATGAACTTGCATTTAGCAAGGATGGATACACTCCAGAAGATGCAGGAAGAGATTATGTTGCTAGCTTTCTCGATGAAATGGAGAATGCTGGAGATGCATTAGACAATACAGTTACCATTGCTGTGCCATCTCAAGCAATGGTTGTCTTCGATAACCCAG GCAGTGGTACCTCCGAGGAAGATATGTGGTTGCCTGCACAGGAAGCGGAAAAGGTTGCCCGTTTGTTTACCTCAAGTTTCCCCAGCTTTACTAAAGTTATGAAGAGGTTCAACATCAGTGGCTCATACACCCTG CACATCCCTTACCAATTTGCCACGGAATATCTTCCCAATTGCAAGGTGAAGATTTTACTTCATAATTTAAAAGGGAAAACCTGGACTGTGAATTCAATCCCGACTACAAGAGTTCAAACATCACATACCTTTTGCGGAGGGTGGTTGTCATTTGTTCGTGAAAATAACATTGATTTGGGAGATATCTGCATCTTCGAGCTTGTCCGCGAGTGTGAATTACGTGTGCGTGTTCTTAGGGTGGAAAGGGAAGGAAATGGTTACAGTAGTAAGGCAGTTCATGAAGGACTAGCTGCTGATTATGCTAAAATTTCTGGAAGTAAGTCCAGGAAAGTGGGAGCAAATTCTAATCACTGTTCACAGCAGGTAGTGAAGGCCATGAAGTATGATAAAAAAGGATCTAATCATGACAAAGGGCATCATGGTAATATGTTGAAGAATCATCAGCTCCATTGCCAGTCAAAGATTAGTAGTGGAGATTCAG CAATCAGGAAACCTACTAGTTCTCAAGATAAACAGGGTTCTTTCACCAAGAGCTGTATGTCCATGAAATCAGTACCCGAAGAGAAATTAGCCGCTGAATCTTTCGTTTCTAATTTCCCTCGTTTCGTGCGAATCATGAAAAAGTTCAACGTTAGTGGCTCTTACACTTTG AAAGTTCCATACCGGTTCTCAATGGAACACCTCCCAAACTGCAGAACAGAAATTGTGCTTCATAACTTGAAAGGAGAATGTTGGACCGTAAATTCAATTCCGACTGTAAAGGTACAAACGCTGCACACATTCTGTGGAGGATGGTCGGCATTTGTCCGAGAGAATGACATCCAGATGGGAGATATCTGCATATTTGAGCTCATTGGGAAATACGAAATGCGTGTACATATATGTGCAAATGGGGTAATTGCTGACCAGTCGGCCATTGTTGTGTCCTTGACAAGCTAG